One part of the Entelurus aequoreus isolate RoL-2023_Sb linkage group LG05, RoL_Eaeq_v1.1, whole genome shotgun sequence genome encodes these proteins:
- the LOC133649503 gene encoding LOW QUALITY PROTEIN: lysophosphatidic acid receptor 6-like (The sequence of the model RefSeq protein was modified relative to this genomic sequence to represent the inferred CDS: inserted 7 bases in 4 codons) — translation MEVRNMTVLTVLVSQSTSLSNCTVDTSYRFTFYQVTNSVIFLIGLATNSLALRKLQIXCYTSNSTVIYLVSLSVADMFFVVSLPLRIHYHYQKAQALTFKTGDGWSPGAACCQLTFSFKYISLYGSIFFLVCIXMDRYLAVVHPLASAGQRVRVAQLLSGAIWCLVVWLSVTVPXAAAHQDHSCLLDPSSQRHRTIILXDLGLVMVSFILPTVILLYSYSRVLSAVRQSRHRRRHTLILIYWVLGVFLLCFVPYHINLLGYTLTHVGLMYSCGLAKMTKLVHPIVLSLASFNCCLNQLIYHFSSSLAHKGSYWQQRQWEPLIKGMC, via the exons atggaggtgaggaatATGACTGTACTGACAGTGCTTGTCAGTCAAAGCACATCTCTGTCAAACTGCACTGTGGACACCAGCTACCGCTTCACCTTCTACCAAGTGACCAACAGCGTCATCTTTCTGATAGGTTTGGCTACTAACAGCCTGGCTCTGCGAAAACTGCAGAT TTGCTACACCAGCAACAGCACGGTCATATACCTGGTGAGCCTCTCTGTAGCTGACATGTTTTTTGTTGTCTCATTGCCGCTGAGAATCCACTACCACTACCAAAAGGCCCAAGCACTGACCTTCAAGACAGGAGATGGCTGGAGCCCTGGGGCGGCATGCTGTCAACTTACTTTTAGCTTCAAATACATCAGCCTGTATGGGAGCATCTTCTTCCTTGTCTGCAT TATGGACCGCTACTTAGCGGTAGTGCACCCTTTAGCATCAGCCGGACAAAGGGTGCGTGTGGCGCAGCTCTTAAGTGGGGCGATCTGGTGCTTGGTGGTTTGGCTCAGTGTGACTGTGC CTGCAGCAGCCCATCAGGATCATTCATGCCTGCTGGACCCTTCCTCACAGCGTCACCGCACAATCATACT AGACCTAGGTTTAGTGATGGTTTCATTCATACTACCCACAGTCATACTACTCTACAGCTACAGCCGGGTGCTCAGTGCGGTCCGCCAGTCAAGACATCGTCGCCGGCACACTCTCATCCTAATTTACTGGGTGCTAGGTGTCTTCTTGCTCTGCTTTGTCCCCTATCACATCAACCTGCTGGGCTATACGCTTACGCATGTGGGGCTGATGTACAGTTGCGGCCTAGCAAAGATGACAAAACTTGTCCACCCAATCGTTTTATCTCTGGCCAGCTTCAACTGCTGCCTCAACCAGCTCATCTACCACTTCTCCAGCAGCCTGGCGCACAAGGGAAGCTACTGGCAGCAAAGGCAGTGGGAGCCACTGATTAAGGGAATGTGCTAA
- the LOC133649710 gene encoding lysophosphatidic acid receptor 6-like: protein MFQNPLLDLNMFNSTLKTLGATHTFMKCNKSDDFKYPLYSAVFSVVFIVGFFFNMVAVYIFGCTLKLRNETTTYMVNLVVSDSLFVLSLPFRIVYFIKREWMFGRVLCKISVALFYTNMYGSILFLTCISVDRFLAIVHPFRSQAIRTKRNAKLACLTVWVLVLSGSIPTGFLLDTTSLKNVNASSNYCFENYSNKQWQSKLSKVVVFIETVGFIIPLMVNAFCSVMVLQTLKKPQTISRGGSVNKAKILRMIVVHLLIFCFCFIPYNVNLIFYSLVRSKVLQGCNAEHVVRTIYPIALCIAVTNCCFDPVVYYFTSETIQSSIKRKSTVWHNGVKLLDRLQGDSRQNSPNSTPKNLALRSLKSQKFSGTNTI, encoded by the coding sequence ATGTTCCAGAATCCCCTACTTGATCTAAACATGTTTAACAGTACCCTAAAGACACTGGGTGCCACTCATACTTTTATGAAGTGCAACAAAAGTGATGACTTCAAGTACCCTCTGTACAGCGCAGTTTTCAGCGTAGTGTTTATAGTGGGATTCTTCTTCAACATGGTGGCCGTCTACATATTTGGGTGCACCCTGAAGTTGAGGAACGAGACCACGACGTACATGGTGAACCTCGTCGTTTCAGACTCTCTCTTTGTCCTCAGCCTGCCTTTTCGGATAGTCTACTTCATCAAGCGCGAATGGATGTTTGGGAGGGTGCTCTGCAAGATTTCCGTGGCACTTTTTTACACCAACATGTATGGCAGCATCCTCTTCCTAACCTGCATCAGCGTCGACCGCTTTCTGGCCATTGTGCACCCATTCCGATCCCAGGCCATAAGGACAAAGCGGAATGCCAAACTGGCCTGTCTTACAGTGTGGGTGTTAGTTCTTTCTGGAAGTATACCCACTGGATTCCTTCTGGACACCACTTCACTCAAAAATGTCAACGCATCTTCAAACTACTGCTTTGAAAACTACTCTAACAAGCAGTGGCAGTCTAAGCTGTCCAAAGTGGTGGTATTTATTGAGACAGTCGGCTTCATCATCCCGCTGATGGTCAATGCCTTCTGCTCCGTGATGGTTCTACAGACTTTGAAGAAACCCCAGACCATCAGCCGCGGCGGAAGCGTCAACAAAGCAAAAATTTTGAGGATGATCGTTGTGCATCTGCTCATCTTCTGCTTCTGTTTCATCCCCTACAACGTCAATCTCATATTTTACTCTCTGGTCCGCTCGAAGGTTCTCCAGGGATGTAACGCAGAACATGTGGTTAGAACCATCTACCCTATTGCACTGTGCATTGCTGTGACCAACTGCTGCTTTGATCCAGTGGTTTACTACTTCACTTCAGAAACCATTCAGAGCTCCATCAAACGCAAGTCTACGGTGTGGCACAACGGCGTTAAGCTTCTGGACAGATTACAGGGTGACAGTCGGCAGAACAGCCCAAATTCAACACCAAAAAACCTGGCCCTGAGGTCTCTAAAATCTCAGAAGTTCTCAGGCACAAATACTATATAG